A region from the uncultured Bacteroides sp. genome encodes:
- a CDS encoding adenine phosphoribosyltransferase, translating to MSKEKLIKSIRNIPDFPIPGIQFKDVTTLFKDAECLQLLADMMYEMYKDKGITKVVGIESRGFIMGPILATRLGAGFIPIRKPGKLPAEVIEESYDKEYGTDTVQIHKDALNENDVVLLHDDLLATGGTMKAACNLVKRLHPKTIYVNFIIELKDLNGKELFDKDIEVESVLSL from the coding sequence ATGAGCAAAGAGAAGCTTATCAAAAGCATTAGAAACATTCCAGACTTCCCCATTCCGGGCATTCAGTTTAAAGACGTAACTACCCTGTTTAAAGATGCAGAGTGTTTGCAACTTCTGGCAGACATGATGTACGAAATGTATAAAGACAAAGGAATAACGAAAGTAGTAGGCATTGAATCGAGAGGTTTCATTATGGGACCAATTCTTGCCACAAGACTGGGCGCCGGATTTATACCCATCCGCAAACCGGGAAAGTTACCGGCAGAAGTAATAGAGGAAAGTTACGATAAAGAGTATGGAACGGATACCGTACAGATACATAAAGATGCACTAAACGAAAATGACGTAGTGTTGCTGCACGATGATTTACTGGCAACCGGCGGAACGATGAAAGCAGCCTGCAATTTAGTAAAGAGGCTTCATCCAAAAACGATATACGTAAACTTCATCATAGAATTAAAAGACCTGAACGGAAAAGAACTATTCGACAAGGATATCGAAGTTGAATCGGTATTAAGTCTGTAA
- the uvrC gene encoding excinuclease ABC subunit UvrC translates to MENEELKTSEYLKGIVQNLPEGPGIYQYLNAEGTIIYVGKAKNLKRRVYSYFSKEHEPGKTRVLVSKIADIRYIVVNTEEDALLLENNLIKKYKPRYNVLLKDDKTYPSICVQNEYFPRIFRTRKIIRNGSSYYGPYSHVPSMYALLDLIKHLYQLRTCHLNLTPENIREGKFNVCLEYHIKNCAGPCVGLQSHDEYMKNIGEIKEILKGNTQEISRMLFQLMQDLAGELKFEEAQFIKRKYELIENYRAKSEVVSSVLHNIDVFSIEEDGEKAAFINYLHITNGAVNQAFTFEYKKRLDETKEELLSLGIIEMRERYKSMSREIIVPFELEIELSDVTFTIPQRGDKKKLLDLSLLNVKQYKADRMKQAEKLNPEQRNMRLMKEIQQELHLEKPPVQIECFDNSNIQGTDAVAACVVFKKAKPSKKDYRKYNIKTVVGADDYASMKEVVKRRYQRAIEEETPLPDLIITDGGKGQMEAVRQALEEIELNIPIAGLAKDKKHRTSELLFGFPPQTIGLKQGTPLFHLLEQIQNEVHRFAITFHRDKRSKRQVASALDEIKGIGEKTKSALLKEFKSVKRIREASIEELTAVTGESKAKVIKDYLNKDPLNIEQREAQE, encoded by the coding sequence ATGGAAAACGAGGAACTGAAAACCAGTGAATACCTGAAGGGCATTGTGCAAAATCTACCCGAAGGGCCGGGTATCTACCAATACCTGAATGCCGAAGGTACCATTATATATGTAGGAAAAGCTAAAAACTTAAAGAGAAGGGTTTATTCGTACTTCAGCAAAGAACATGAGCCGGGGAAAACAAGGGTACTGGTAAGCAAGATAGCCGACATACGCTATATTGTAGTAAACACGGAAGAAGATGCGCTCCTGCTGGAAAACAACCTGATAAAGAAATACAAACCTCGCTACAACGTTTTATTGAAAGATGATAAGACCTATCCGTCTATCTGCGTGCAAAACGAATACTTCCCACGGATCTTTAGAACGCGAAAGATAATCCGCAACGGATCGTCCTATTATGGCCCGTACAGCCATGTGCCTTCGATGTATGCTTTACTAGACCTCATCAAACATCTGTATCAGCTACGCACTTGCCACTTGAATCTTACTCCGGAAAACATCCGCGAAGGCAAGTTTAACGTTTGTCTGGAGTACCACATAAAGAACTGTGCCGGGCCGTGCGTAGGCTTGCAGTCGCACGATGAGTACATGAAGAATATCGGCGAAATCAAGGAAATATTAAAAGGAAACACGCAAGAAATTAGCCGGATGTTGTTCCAGTTAATGCAGGACCTGGCGGGCGAATTAAAATTCGAAGAGGCACAATTCATCAAAAGAAAATATGAACTGATAGAGAATTATCGGGCAAAATCGGAAGTAGTAAGCTCTGTGTTACACAATATCGACGTGTTTTCCATAGAAGAAGACGGCGAAAAGGCGGCCTTCATCAACTACCTACACATCACTAATGGTGCTGTAAATCAGGCATTTACCTTCGAATACAAGAAAAGACTTGATGAAACGAAGGAAGAATTGCTCTCGCTAGGCATCATTGAAATGCGAGAAAGATACAAGAGTATGTCTCGTGAAATAATCGTTCCTTTTGAGTTAGAAATAGAACTAAGCGACGTGACATTCACCATTCCGCAGCGAGGGGATAAAAAGAAGCTGCTCGATTTATCGCTACTCAACGTAAAGCAATACAAAGCCGACCGGATGAAACAAGCCGAGAAGCTCAATCCGGAGCAGCGGAACATGCGCCTGATGAAGGAGATTCAGCAAGAACTGCATCTGGAAAAGCCTCCTGTACAGATAGAATGTTTCGACAACTCCAACATTCAGGGAACGGATGCAGTAGCCGCCTGCGTTGTGTTTAAGAAAGCCAAACCTTCAAAGAAAGACTACCGGAAATACAACATCAAAACGGTGGTAGGAGCCGATGACTATGCATCCATGAAGGAAGTGGTTAAAAGGCGTTATCAACGTGCTATAGAGGAGGAAACGCCTCTGCCCGACCTCATTATTACCGACGGGGGAAAAGGGCAAATGGAGGCCGTGAGACAGGCACTGGAAGAGATTGAGCTAAATATACCGATAGCCGGACTGGCAAAGGACAAGAAACACCGCACTTCGGAGTTGTTGTTTGGCTTTCCGCCGCAAACCATCGGTCTGAAGCAAGGAACTCCCCTATTCCATTTATTGGAACAGATTCAAAATGAAGTGCACCGTTTTGCCATTACTTTTCATCGGGATAAGCGAAGTAAACGGCAAGTAGCCTCTGCTTTGGATGAAATAAAAGGCATCGGAGAAAAGACAAAAAGTGCATTATTGAAGGAATTTAAGAGTGTAAAGCGCATCCGCGAAGCTTCCATCGAAGAACTGACAGCTGTTACCGGCGAGTCAAAAGCAAAGGTGATAAAGGATTATTTAAACAAAGATCCTTTGAATATTGAACAAAGAGAAGCACAGGAATAA
- the dtd gene encoding D-aminoacyl-tRNA deacylase: MRIVIQRVAHASVTINNTCKSAIGKGLLILVGIEEADGKEDIEWLCKKIVNLRIFDDEKGVMNKSVSDIDGNILVISQFTLHASTKKGNRPSYIKAAGHEISVPLYEEFCKELAIALGKEIGTGEFGADMKVELLNDGPVTICMDTKNKE, from the coding sequence ATGAGAATAGTTATACAACGCGTAGCTCACGCCTCCGTCACCATCAACAACACCTGCAAATCGGCCATAGGAAAAGGATTACTGATTCTGGTAGGCATTGAAGAAGCCGATGGAAAAGAAGATATCGAATGGCTTTGCAAGAAAATCGTAAACCTGCGCATTTTCGACGACGAGAAGGGAGTGATGAATAAATCCGTATCCGATATAGACGGCAATATATTAGTAATCAGTCAATTTACACTACATGCTTCGACAAAGAAAGGCAACAGGCCTTCATACATAAAAGCAGCCGGACATGAAATATCCGTACCACTTTACGAAGAGTTTTGCAAAGAACTGGCCATAGCATTGGGGAAAGAAATCGGTACGGGAGAATTCGGAGCCGACATGAAAGTGGAATTACTGAACGACGGGCCGGTTACCATTTGTATGGATACAAAAAACAAAGAATAA
- a CDS encoding nucleotide pyrophosphohydrolase encodes MTLKEAQEQVDQWIKTYGVRYFSELTNMAVLTEEVGELARVMARKYGDQSFKEGEKDNIADELTDVFWVLLCLANQTGVDLTEAFARNMEKKTKRDNKRHINNPKLSDDGK; translated from the coding sequence ATGACACTAAAAGAAGCTCAGGAACAAGTAGATCAGTGGATTAAAACGTATGGAGTGCGCTACTTCAGCGAACTGACAAACATGGCCGTACTTACCGAAGAGGTGGGTGAACTGGCACGTGTCATGGCCCGGAAATATGGCGATCAATCGTTTAAAGAAGGCGAGAAAGATAACATTGCCGACGAATTGACGGATGTGTTCTGGGTACTCCTCTGCCTGGCCAACCAAACAGGGGTAGACTTGACGGAGGCATTCGCCCGAAACATGGAAAAGAAAACAAAGAGAGATAATAAGAGACATATTAATAATCCCAAATTAAGCGACGATGGAAAATAG
- the deoC gene encoding deoxyribose-phosphate aldolase produces MENSETTNQNKYDAALGKYNTDLNDADIKAQVATLIEKKLAENNTEEVKKLLFNCIDLTTLNTTDSDESVMRFTEKVNKFDEEFPDLKNVAAICVYPNFAQVVKDTLEVEDVNIACVSAGFPSSQTFIEVKVAETAMAIMEGADEIDIVISVGTFLSGDYETLCDEIQEIKDTCKEQHLKVILETGALGNASNIKKASLLSMYSGADFIKTSTGKQQPAATPEAALVMCQAIKEYHETTGNKIGFKPAGGINSVNDALIYYTIIKETLGKEWLNNKFFRLGTSRLANLLLSDIKGEEIKFF; encoded by the coding sequence ATGGAAAATAGTGAAACAACGAACCAGAACAAGTATGATGCCGCACTGGGTAAGTACAATACAGACTTGAATGATGCCGACATCAAGGCACAAGTGGCTACCTTAATAGAAAAAAAACTGGCAGAGAACAATACCGAAGAAGTAAAGAAACTGCTGTTTAACTGTATAGACTTAACTACACTAAACACGACCGATAGCGATGAGAGCGTAATGAGATTTACAGAGAAAGTGAACAAGTTTGATGAAGAATTTCCCGACCTGAAAAACGTGGCGGCTATTTGTGTATATCCCAACTTTGCACAGGTAGTAAAAGATACGCTTGAGGTAGAAGACGTAAATATAGCCTGTGTATCGGCCGGATTCCCCTCCTCGCAAACCTTTATTGAAGTAAAAGTGGCAGAGACCGCCATGGCTATTATGGAAGGTGCCGACGAGATAGACATTGTGATTTCAGTAGGAACTTTCTTAAGCGGCGACTACGAAACTCTGTGCGACGAAATACAAGAAATAAAAGATACCTGCAAAGAGCAACACCTCAAAGTGATACTTGAAACGGGAGCACTGGGCAATGCGTCAAACATCAAAAAAGCTTCTCTCCTATCCATGTACTCAGGTGCCGACTTCATAAAAACATCTACCGGAAAGCAACAACCGGCCGCTACGCCCGAGGCCGCTTTAGTGATGTGTCAGGCCATTAAAGAGTACCACGAAACAACCGGAAACAAAATAGGTTTTAAACCGGCAGGAGGTATTAACAGCGTAAACGACGCCCTGATTTACTATACAATTATAAAAGAGACTTTAGGCAAAGAATGGTTAAACAACAAGTTTTTTCGCCTGGGAACAAGCCGTTTGGCAAATCTGTTGCTTTCGGATATTAAAGGTGAGGAGATAAAGTTTTTCTAA